One uncultured Jannaschia sp. DNA segment encodes these proteins:
- a CDS encoding sigma-54 dependent transcriptional regulator — translation MAEQTKIAIVDDEQDMRQSISQWLALSGFATETYASAEEALKSIGADFPGVVISDIRMPGMDGMAFLKRLMSTDSSLPVIMITGHGDVPMAVEAMQLGAYDFMEKPFNPDRLTDLARRACQARKLTLDNRALRRELSDGTVLMRKLIGTSPAMERLREDILDLGQADTHVLIDGETGTGKTLVAHALHAVGPRQGKTFALTSCAALGEEELGSKLFGPVTEGGLPLVEEARGGTLVLEDIEALPLALQARLLTFINDQGTPAETRIVAIHNGSDPEKTLEDSLRPDLFFRLAAMKLVLPPLRNRGEDVLTLFTHFAESFGEEYGATPPQLSAQEAAQLLQAPWPGNVRQLINLGERAVLQQRRGTGSISSLLMSDTQEQGETVQVTTEGKPLKEYVEAFERMLIDNTMRRHRGSIAGVMEELSLPRRTLNEKMAKYGLSRSNYL, via the coding sequence ATGGCCGAGCAGACCAAGATCGCCATCGTCGACGACGAACAGGACATGCGTCAATCCATCAGCCAGTGGCTGGCCCTGTCGGGGTTCGCGACCGAGACCTACGCCTCGGCCGAGGAGGCGTTGAAGTCCATCGGGGCCGACTTTCCCGGCGTCGTCATCAGCGATATCCGGATGCCCGGCATGGACGGGATGGCCTTCCTCAAGCGGTTGATGAGCACCGACAGCTCGCTTCCCGTCATCATGATCACCGGCCATGGCGACGTACCCATGGCGGTCGAGGCGATGCAGCTCGGGGCGTACGACTTCATGGAGAAGCCGTTCAATCCCGATCGGCTGACCGATCTGGCGCGGCGGGCCTGCCAGGCGCGCAAGCTGACGCTCGACAACCGGGCTCTGCGGCGGGAGCTTTCGGACGGCACGGTCCTGATGCGCAAGCTGATCGGCACGTCGCCCGCGATGGAGCGGCTGCGCGAGGATATCCTCGATCTCGGGCAGGCCGACACCCACGTCCTGATCGACGGCGAGACGGGGACGGGCAAGACGCTGGTGGCGCATGCGCTGCATGCCGTGGGCCCGCGGCAAGGCAAGACGTTCGCCCTGACCTCCTGCGCCGCACTGGGCGAGGAGGAGCTTGGCTCGAAGCTCTTCGGCCCGGTGACCGAGGGCGGCCTGCCGCTGGTCGAGGAAGCGCGGGGCGGCACGCTCGTGCTGGAAGACATCGAGGCGCTGCCGCTGGCGCTGCAGGCTCGGCTTCTGACCTTCATCAACGATCAGGGCACGCCCGCCGAGACGCGGATTGTGGCCATCCACAACGGCTCGGACCCCGAGAAGACACTCGAGGATTCGCTGCGGCCCGACCTGTTCTTCCGGCTGGCCGCGATGAAGCTGGTTCTGCCCCCGCTGCGCAACCGCGGCGAGGACGTGCTGACGCTCTTCACCCATTTCGCCGAGTCCTTCGGCGAGGAATACGGCGCCACGCCGCCCCAGCTCAGCGCGCAGGAGGCCGCGCAACTCCTGCAGGCGCCGTGGCCGGGCAATGTCCGCCAGCTTATCAATCTCGGAGAACGGGCCGTGCTGCAGCAGCGTCGCGGCACGGGTTCGATCTCCTCTCTCCTGATGTCCGACACGCAGGAGCAGGGCGAGACGGTGCAGGTCACGACCGAGGGCAAGCCCTTGAAGGAATATGTCGAGGCGTTCGAGCGGATGCTGATCGACAACACCATGCGCCGGCATCGCGGCTCGATCGCGGGC